A window from Labrus mixtus chromosome 14, fLabMix1.1, whole genome shotgun sequence encodes these proteins:
- the LOC132987808 gene encoding calpain-5-like → MFSSAVPYKNQHYSELRRDCIRDKKLFEDPEFPANNSSLFFRKPLPGYVEWKRPGEISSDPHLFVEGISAHDLNQGLVGNCWFVAACSCLALKPNLWKKVIPDHEDQEWDPKHPESYAGIFHFQFWVSGEWVDVVVDDRLPTINGELIYCHSKDNNEFWSALLEKAYAKLSGCYESLDGGNTGDAVVDFSGAVAEAIDLEKEAFYKDQEKQDKLFEDLLKVYDRGGIISCSIKAQPHEIEARMANGLVKGHAYSVTAVKKVRMGHGLLAYFKNETIPLIRMRNPWGKTEWKGAWSDSSEEWSKVGDMERGNLGITVEDDGEFWMSFTDWCKFFTDVDVCRLINTALISIHKTWHEVVHFGSWTKNAEPLLNRCGGCANHTRTFLQNPQYVFDVTKEEDEVLISLQQKDIRIKRRVGSGENLSIGFGVFKVELNRKYRMHDVLTQKIVTTSTYINARTVFMRSMLPKGRYVIIPTTFAPQTLGDYMIRVFTDVDSGCRELTDDKPKVKCWSSILGYPQVVSHVYVHGAEGLQDQESPGGADPYVIISCEGRSVQSTVKKDTLQPEFATSGIFYRKKPRKPITIEVWNSNSVKDEFMGQVVLAGSVKDTAEPQRLQLRKRGRQMADEMQGNISLRIVTATQLTAM, encoded by the exons ATGTTCTCCTCCGCTGTCCCGTACAAAAACCAACACTACAGCGAGCTGAGGAGGGACTGTATCAGAGACAAGAAGCTGTTCGAGGACCCGGAGTTCCCAGCCAACAATTCATCGCTGTTCTTTAGGAAACCACTTCCTGGATATGTGGAGTGGAAACGACCCGGG gAGATAAGCTCTGATCCACATCTGTTTGTGGAGGGCATCAGCGCCCACGACCTGAACCAGGGACTGGTGGGAAACTGCTGGTTTGTTGCTGCTTGCTCCTGTCTGGCTTTGAAGCCAAACCTCTGGAAGAAA GTAATTCCTGACCATGAGGATCAAGAGTGGGATCCTAAACACCCGGAGAGCTATGCGGGAATCTTCCACTTTCAGTTCTGGGTGTCTGGAGAGTGGGTGGATGTTGTGGTGGACGACCGGCTGCCCACAATCAACGGAGAGCTAATTTACTGTCACTCCAAAGACAACAACGAGTTCTGGAGCGCTCTGCTGGAGAAGGCCTATGCCAA ACTGTCTGGGTGCTATGAGTCCCTGGATGGGGGAAACACGGGAGACGCTGTGGTGGATTTCAGTGGGGCTGTAGCTGAGGCCATCGACCTGGAGAAGGAGGCTTTCTATAAGGaccaagaaaaacaagacaagctGTTTGAAGATCTCCTGAAGGTCTACGACCGTGGAGGAATCATAAGCTGCTCCATTAAG gcaCAGCCTCATGAAATTGAGGCCAGGATGGCTAACGGGTTGGTGAAAGGTCACGCATACTCAGTGACTGCAGTGAAGAAGGTGCGTATGGGTCACGGGCTGCTGGCCTACTTCAAAAACGAGACCATTCCTCTGATTCGCATGAGGAACCCCTGGGGCAAGACGGAGTGGAAAGGAGCCTGGAGTGACAG CTCTGAGGAATGGTCAAAGGTGGGTGATATGGAGAGAGGAAACCTGGGCATCACAGTAGAAGATGACGGAGAGTTCTG GATGTCATTCACAGACTGGTGCAAGTTCTTCACAGATGTAGATGTGTGCCGTCTTATCAACACCGCACTGATCAGCATTCATAAAACGTGGCACGAGGTTGTTCACTTTGGGAGCTGGACCAAGAACGCAGAGCCCCTGCTGAACCGCTGCGGCGGCTGTGCAAACCACACGCGGACATTCCTGCAGAACCCACAG TACGTGTTTGATGTTAcaaaagaggaggatgaggtcCTCATCTCCCTGCAACAGAAGGACATAAGGATCAAGCGAAGGGTTGGTAGTGGAGAGAATTTAAGCATCGGCTTCGGTGTCTTCAAG GTGGAGCTGAACAGAAAGTACCGCATGCATGACGTCCTGACGCAGAAGATCGTTACGACGTCCACCTACATCAACGCCCGCACGGTGTTCATGAGAAGCATGCTCCCAAAGGGACGCTACGTCATCATCCCCACTACCTTCGCGCCTCAGACACTGGGGGACTACATGATCCGTGTTTTCACCGATGTGGACTCAGGATGCAG GGAGCTGACAGACGATAAGCCAAAGGTGAAATGTTGGAGTTCAATCCTCGGGTATCCACAAGTTGTGTCTCATGTCTACGTCCATGGAGCCGAGGGGCTGCAGGACCAGGAAAGTCCAGGAG gTGCAGACCCATATGTGATCATATCCTGCGAGGGCCGCTCAGTACAGTCCACCGTCAAGAAGGACACCCTGCAACCAGAGTTTGCAACTAGCGGCATCTTCTACAGAAAGAAGCCCAGAAAGCCAATAACTATAGAG GTGTGGAACAGTAACAGCGTGAAGGACGAGTTCATGGGTCAGGTGGTGCTGGCCGGCTCGGTGAAGGACACGGCGGAGCCTCAGAGGCTTCAGCTGAGGAAAAGAGGGCGACAGATGGCTGACGAGATGCAGGGGAACATCAGTCTGAGGATTGTCACGGCAACGCAGCTAACCGCCATGTAA